In Lolium rigidum isolate FL_2022 chromosome 3, APGP_CSIRO_Lrig_0.1, whole genome shotgun sequence, the genomic window ATATCATTTGCTACATCTAGGATTTctttaattttttaaaacattTAAATCATGCTTTCTAAAGAGAGCTACATTAGCTTAGGTTTTGCCCaatttttaaaactttaaaatatggttttcattttttaaaaggAGATACATATAGCTTGGGCTACACAGAAACTACAAACGTAGCTCACGCTTTTTTTAAAtcaaaaaacatattttaaagtttcaaaaatttgaaaataaaaCTGGTTGTAGAAAATCTTGTGTTCTATCAACGTGCAAAATTGCAACTCAAAATACCTTATATTCAGGTCTTTACAAAAAATGATAAGTTTTGATATCTATAATAGTGAGCAGTACAAGTGAAAGAGCacagagcccccatgtgtggttttggtaattaatgacaattcaTATCAACTAATATTTGCatcgagttatatttgtagggttTATCCAtaagaaccatatgttggcttcaaggttgcaagaatagtaaaatgaagaagatcaagtgtcacatGTCTTGAAAAAGAAGATGGTGTGAGCTCTCATGCATatcctcaagacatcaacataaggaagaaagaacaaataGTGTGCAAGTTTAAGATGAGCCACCCCggggagatcatatgcttgaggctttcaatccatatggtgatcatggatatgtgaagatgtgcgaAAGAAGAAGCTCGTCCATAGTGGTATATGGGTATATGGGGGAGAAATCCACAAgatttcatcaagcaagcacactcaagaaaggcgttccatcttgttgaggtcaagatcgttatcatcgagctcaagtggaatgcgcaaggttaaggtttggccTTGATAGGgtctctttcttaccggtctagtggtttagttgggagaccagGTTATAGGTTAGTTGTCGCTCTATCAAGggactctcgagtgagtaactcgatcgtatcgttcagaGAGAGCTCAAACATTTGCATCATTGCATTATCTTTCTTGAttgttatttgtatcttatccatatggtattTTAGAgcctgtgcttattctcatgataagctctagttcatcgaaaacagattccacatgaaatacttgttgcattttcgatattggagtttttccccGGTTCTCCGTGTTGAGGTTTATCTCTAAAATCGATAGAAAaatctaccccacttgttcttacgtTGTGTGGTAGCTCTTTTCATCCTCTTTACaataaaattggtttcacctaaatccgagtttcctaaatcaagttgttgcattttccatattggaggtgttATCGGTTTGTCTCTCATAGATAGGTTAAGCCTTACCCTATTTGATATTATGCTCCCTTGTTGGACCATGGTGGTTCTCAGCATTATCTTGTAGAGCcctttgttgtgatttcaacaagttcaagatcatcaaaatcggagtccggatgctcaagttatggtcGTTTCTGTTTCAACCTTTTTCTGCCTTGCTCGCCGTATGAGGGGGGGAGACTCCGGTCTAAATCCATTTTCCGTTGTTTCGAACTGTGGCTTGCTCCTAGTATAGGGGTACAAAGTCTTCGGTCCTCCAGGCCGGAGTCTACGGTCTAAAAAGGctgaaacggtcatatttcggggggggggctttagcccCCCCTTCTTCCCATGGGCGGTTACTACTCATTTTCTCTCTCCTATAGTTCTTGAGTAGCTTGCTCTTTctcctcaatccctccatgattcttgcacctATTTAAGGGAAAAGAGAgtggagatctagatctataatCCCACCAATCAAATTCTCCTTTTTGTGAGAGAATCTCTAGATCTAGTTCTtggagagaaatttggtgttcctcctcctatttgttcttcctctcttatcccccaatagcttttgatgttcttgccattgcatttggtgcatcgattcgagttctccacggtgattcgtggaagtgaaagtgagAAGGTTCTTCCTCTTGGGTTGTTGGAAcccttgtggctttgtggtgttcttggggcctccaattaagttgtggagactgCCTCAAGTTTATAGATTTGTGGATTacttggggcctccaattaagttgtgaaaATTCTTCATGTGTGAGGCCTTAGTGGCGAttttttgggagcctccaattaagttatgGAGATAGCCCTAagttttgtgcgggttcggtgaccactctcaaggttccatagtggattggTGATTTCCCTTTTGGTGGAagactcgaggagaatacggtgagaCCTTCGTGGCGTTTGGAGTGCTTTTTGCCTCCACACCGtttcaacggagagtagcactcgcaagattgTGAACTTTGAGATTCCGCGTCATCTCAACATTGCCTACATccagatttttcttttttttttgaattttttttttaaaacgagATATGTGTAGGCCGTCGTACAAAAATCCACACTCCTCGGCTACATCCCTATAATAAACATTAAACAATAAAAAACctacaaataaaaaataaaataatggaAGAGGGGTTCTTCCTCCCTTCCTCCCTCCTTCCTGTGAAAACCTTGAGGTACGACCAGACCTAACAATCCTGGCATTCTCCTTCTCCCAATAATCCACCCCCTTCTTCACCAACCCTTTTACCATTTCCAAGCccgaaaaaatcaaagaaaaagtaGCAGCTCTTACCATCgtgctcgtcgtcctcctcgtcatcatcacatCCACCCCGAGAAAACTCCTATAAAAAATGGATTAGCCACCAAGATCCTGTCCTTTTGTGCGGCCTGACTCCTCCAACTTGTGTAGTCGGCCAGTAGCTCCACGCAAGATTGACAGGTTTGTTTGGGGCAATCTCTTCTTCTCTACTTCTGTTCTTCCTTTTTTCATTCTTGGGCGAGATTGCATCTTCCCCTCGTGACACCTGAGGAAGAAAGTGAGAGCgagttctcttctttcttttccctttTATTTCTTGCTTCAGGCTTTGGTCATAAACCTCACATAAAGCTCCTTTTCTTGCCTCTTAATCTCATCGACAGGATTGGAAAGTCCGCAGTTCCACTCCAAGATCCCGAGCTTTTTCCCAGTTCTTCCGTCGCAATCCGCAGGAATCCCCATCGGAGGTGAGCGAGCTTTCCTTTTTTGACCGCTTCTTTCTTGATCGCATCCTGCCCCACGATTTCTTGACCCCTCTTCGTTTCTTGATCCAGGGCGTCGCGCCGTCCGTGCGGTTCTTGATCCGGGGACTCGCCAATGCAGCCGGACGGGACCGGCAGCACCGGGGGCGCCGCGAATGCGCGCCCGCCGCCGGTgaccgccgcgccggcgccgtcgGGCCGCCCGGTCTCCGTGCTGCCGCACAAGACGGCCAACGTGCGCGACCACTACCGCATCGGGAAGAAGCTGGGGCAGGGCCAGTTCGGGACCACCTACCTGTGCGTGGCCAAGGAGGACGGCGCCGAGTTCGCCTGCAAGTCCATCCCCAAGCGCAAGCTGCTGTGCCGCGAGGACTACGAGGACGCCTGGCGCGAGATCCAGATCATGCACCACCTCTCCGAGCACCCCAACGTCGTCCGCATCCGCGCGGCCTACGAGGACGCCCTCTTCGTGCACATTGTCATGGAGCTCTGCGCAGGCGGCGAGCTCTTCGACCGCATCGTAGCCAAGGGGCACTACACCGAGCGTGCTGCCGCGCAGCTCATCAGGACCATCGTTGGGGTCGTCGAGGGATGCCACTCGCTCGGCGTCATGCACCGGGACCTCAAGCCCGAGAACTTCCTGTTTGCCAGCACAGCTGAGGACGCGCCACTCAAGACCACTGATTTCGGGCTATCCATGTTCTACAAGCCTGGTATGTACTACTATGTTTCTTTGCTTTACATTGCTCAGTTGCGCAGTTCTTGATGGAAAGATGGTCTTTCATGTGTAGTAGTACTGTCTTGACCAGTTGGAGACTTGTTGTTAACATTCATGATCAAGTTGATTAAACTGGCAATAGATGGTATTAgcaccttgttggatttccaaggGAAAGTGACAATCAGTCTGTTATTGTAGTTGTTGACCACAGGAGTGTCCTGGAATGTTTATGCCCAAAACCCTGATTCCTGGAATGCTTCATGGAGTCAATCCGGATGCCATGATTGCAGACCTTATTGGGGAGGGTCAATTTCTCCATGGTGGAATAGTTCCTAGTATTAGTGAATGATGACATGTTGGTTCTTGTGTCATTGTGTGGTTTATCTTGTTGGAACTTCTGAAGAAGTTTATTCATATAAGTAGCCAAGTCTAGTTCAAACTTCTGAAGCAAGTTCAAATTAGTTGTGTGTTTCATATTTGGTAGAAAGATATTGTAAAATGCATAGCTGTATCCAGTACTACCAATCTGGTCGTTATTCTTCTGGTGTGCAGTATTGATTTGGTATTCTCATCTGGTACTTGAATACTGTTTTGTATTGAGGCTTATATTTTGGTAAAAAACTTCTATGATTATGAAATGTTTGTTTCCATTTCCTCAGGTGATAAATTCTCTGATGTTGTTGGGAGCCCCTACTATGTTGCGCCTGAGGTGCTTCAGAAATGCTATGGTCCAGAAGCTGATGTCTGGAGTGCTGGGGTGATTCTGTACATTTTGCTATGTGGTGTTCCCCCATTCTGGGCAGGTAAACTACTATTTTCTATTAGACCATCAAATTAGTAGGCATCCATATTCTCATGTCTCCATTGTCATGTTTGTTTTCTTCCAGAAACTGAAGCAGGGATCTTCAGGCAGATCCTTCGAGGCAAACTTGATTTTGAATCTGAACCCTGGCCTAGTATCTCTGACAGCGCTAAAGATCTGGTCCGTAATATGCTTTGTCGGGATCCTACAAAGCGACTCAGTGCTCATGAGGTTCTATGTAAGTCCACCTCCTTATTATCACTTACTCAAGTCGTATTTTGAAATTTTAGCTTCTCATAATGGTATTGTCTCTGACATCTGTCAGGTCACCCGTGGATTGTTGATGATGCTGTGGCGCCTGATAAGCCTATTGATTCTGCTGTTTTGTCAAGACTGAAGCATTTTTCTGCaatgaacaagctcaagaagatGGCATTGAGGGTATGAAGATCTGGTTGCCCCTTTTTAAATGTACTATAGCTGATTCTGCACATGTAGGTTGTATTCATGTAAATGTAAGGCGTGGTTAATGTTTTCTGGTCAACGATGCACAACTTTGACTATGATTTTCACTTGTACTATGTCTGCAAATTTTACATATGAAATCGAAGTATTTCACAAGACAAATACAAATGGTATGAATTACATAAGTCGATTCCATATATTTTGGTATATATTAGTGGTCAAAGTAGCATCAAAGACTAATCGTGTGCACCTTACATATTGGGACAGAGGGGGTACTTCATTGCCATGTTAACAGCTCAATAGTTAATGCTTCGTTTCAGTATTGTTAACACTACTGTTACCTCATTTGCTTCATGTGCCAAAGCCAACTGATGTGCCTCTTCCTATTGTTTGTACTGAAATCCTGCTTTAAACTCTAATAGCGAAGATCAAGCATTTCTGGTTACCAC contains:
- the LOC124703590 gene encoding calcium-dependent protein kinase 24; protein product: MQPDGTGSTGGAANARPPPVTAAPAPSGRPVSVLPHKTANVRDHYRIGKKLGQGQFGTTYLCVAKEDGAEFACKSIPKRKLLCREDYEDAWREIQIMHHLSEHPNVVRIRAAYEDALFVHIVMELCAGGELFDRIVAKGHYTERAAAQLIRTIVGVVEGCHSLGVMHRDLKPENFLFASTAEDAPLKTTDFGLSMFYKPGDKFSDVVGSPYYVAPEVLQKCYGPEADVWSAGVILYILLCGVPPFWAETEAGIFRQILRGKLDFESEPWPSISDSAKDLVRNMLCRDPTKRLSAHEVLCHPWIVDDAVAPDKPIDSAVLSRLKHFSAMNKLKKMALRVIAESLSEEEIGGLKELFKMIDADNSGTITFDELKDGLKRVGSELTEHEIQALMDAADIDNSGTIDYGEFIAATLHMNKLEREENLVSAFEFFDKDGSGFITIDELSQACSQFGLDDVHLEDMIKDVDQNNDGQIDYSEFAAMMRKGNAGAAGRRTMRNSLQLNLGDILNPSSS